The proteins below are encoded in one region of Candidatus Thiodiazotropha sp. LNASS1:
- a CDS encoding ribulose bisphosphate carboxylase small subunit, whose translation MSEMQDYKSSLGNAESRKFETFSYLPSMNADQIRTQIEFIVSKGWNPSIEHTEPENASGSYWYMWKLPMFGETDVDAILAECEACHKAHPKNHVRLLGLDNYAQCAGASMVIYRGETV comes from the coding sequence ATGAGTGAAATGCAAGACTACAAGTCAAGCCTTGGCAACGCAGAGAGCCGCAAGTTCGAGACTTTCTCCTACCTGCCTTCTATGAATGCAGACCAGATCCGCACCCAGATCGAGTTCATCGTATCCAAGGGCTGGAATCCATCTATCGAGCACACCGAGCCAGAGAACGCCAGCGGCAGCTACTGGTACATGTGGAAACTGCCCATGTTCGGCGAAACCGACGTCGACGCTATCCTGGCTGAGTGTGAAGCTTGCCACAAGGCTCACCCGAAGAACCACGTACGCCTACTGGGCCTGGACAACTATGCCCAGTGCGCAGGTGCATCAATGGTTATCTACCGTGGTGAAACTGTCTAA
- a CDS encoding LysR family transcriptional regulator, producing MHTTLRQMRVFTTVARRLNYTRAAQELHLSQPAVSMQVKQLEESVGLPLFEHTGKKIQLTEAGREMYQYVRTIFQTFEEMEEVLDAMKGLDTGHINIAVASTVNYFAPRLLAAFSRQYPGIDLSLDVTNRERLMGLLKDNEIDIVLMGLPPEDIELVYEPFMENPLVVIAPPGHPLQQKKKIPAERLAEEVFIMREEGSGTRLAMERFFTEQSIPLSTGMQMTRNEAIKQAVRAGMGLGVVSSHTIELEVETGRLVVLDVVGFPLQRHWYMVYRKGKRLSPPAKAFHDFVLKEALQIKEDPV from the coding sequence ATGCATACAACACTGCGACAGATGCGAGTCTTCACCACCGTGGCCAGGCGCCTGAACTACACTCGGGCGGCTCAGGAGCTCCATCTCAGCCAACCGGCGGTATCGATGCAGGTCAAACAACTCGAGGAGTCGGTGGGTCTGCCGCTGTTTGAACATACCGGTAAAAAGATCCAGCTCACCGAGGCCGGCAGAGAGATGTACCAGTATGTGCGGACCATCTTCCAGACGTTTGAGGAGATGGAGGAGGTCCTGGATGCCATGAAGGGGCTGGATACCGGGCATATCAATATCGCCGTGGCGAGTACGGTCAACTATTTTGCTCCCCGATTGCTTGCGGCGTTCAGCCGTCAATATCCGGGTATCGATCTGAGCCTCGATGTCACCAACCGCGAACGGCTGATGGGCTTGCTCAAGGATAACGAGATCGATATCGTCCTCATGGGGCTTCCTCCGGAGGATATCGAGCTCGTGTACGAACCCTTCATGGAGAATCCGTTGGTGGTGATCGCACCACCGGGACATCCGTTGCAGCAAAAGAAGAAAATCCCGGCTGAGCGCCTGGCTGAGGAGGTCTTTATCATGCGCGAGGAGGGTTCGGGTACCCGGCTCGCCATGGAGCGGTTTTTTACCGAACAGTCGATACCCCTCAGTACCGGCATGCAGATGACCCGAAACGAGGCCATAAAGCAGGCGGTACGCGCCGGCATGGGGCTGGGCGTGGTCTCCAGCCATACCATTGAGCTGGAGGTGGAGACCGGTCGTCTGGTCGTACTCGATGTGGTGGGTTTCCCCCTGCAGCGCCACTGGTACATGGTCTATCGCAAGGGTAAAAGGCTCTCGCCGCCGGCAAAGGCCTTTCATGACTTTGTGCTGAAGGAGGCCCTGCAAATCAAAGAGGATCCTGTGTAA
- the nhaD gene encoding sodium:proton antiporter NhaD, with amino-acid sequence MKRLTVSLALFCALPSLALADPMSASGDSMSTHWVGYLSLTVFVLALIAVTLEEFIELRKSKPMLFAAGIIWGMIGWHSHQYTGGHEAEHALRHSLLQYFELMLFILVVMTYINALAERRVFLSLRTWVANRKYSYKHLFWTIGITTFFLSPFLDNLSTALLMGAVVLNLERDNQRFVTLSCVNVVIASNSGGAFSPFGDITTLMVWQQDIISTSGRVDFFSFFSLFLPSLVSYLVPAAIMHFALPEGHLSSRQEQIPMRRGAKRIMGLFLLTIATAVFFQGQLLLPATIGVMTGLSYLQFFGYFLKKTHQPSEERITTTESPDFSIVVESRQPFDVFLRVARSEWDTLLFLYGVILCVSGLGYLGYLTLVSELLYIQWGATMANISIGIASSVLENIPTMSIVLNMRPEMSLGQWLLVTLTAGIGGSLLSIGSAAGVALMGQAKGKYTFFTHLRWTPAIALGFFAGILVHLWLNANLF; translated from the coding sequence ATGAAGAGACTGACAGTTTCGCTAGCCCTTTTCTGCGCTCTCCCCAGTCTGGCTCTGGCGGATCCCATGTCGGCCAGTGGCGACAGTATGAGCACCCACTGGGTGGGCTATCTCAGTCTGACGGTCTTTGTACTTGCCCTGATAGCGGTCACCCTTGAAGAGTTCATAGAGCTGCGCAAGTCTAAACCCATGCTGTTTGCAGCAGGGATTATCTGGGGCATGATCGGCTGGCATTCCCATCAATATACCGGCGGGCATGAAGCCGAACATGCGCTCAGGCATAGTCTTCTGCAGTATTTCGAGTTAATGCTGTTCATTCTGGTGGTGATGACCTATATCAACGCCCTGGCTGAACGACGCGTATTTCTGTCACTGCGCACCTGGGTCGCCAACCGCAAATACAGCTATAAACATCTCTTCTGGACGATCGGTATCACAACCTTTTTCCTGTCCCCCTTTCTCGACAACCTGTCAACTGCATTGCTGATGGGCGCTGTGGTTCTGAATTTGGAGCGGGACAACCAACGATTTGTGACACTCTCCTGCGTCAATGTCGTGATCGCCTCCAATTCGGGTGGCGCCTTCAGCCCATTTGGCGACATCACCACCCTGATGGTATGGCAGCAGGATATTATCAGCACTAGCGGACGGGTGGACTTTTTTTCATTCTTCTCGCTGTTTTTACCCTCCCTGGTCAGCTACCTCGTACCTGCGGCGATCATGCATTTCGCACTCCCCGAAGGTCACCTCTCAAGCAGGCAGGAACAGATACCCATGCGACGTGGTGCAAAACGCATCATGGGGTTATTCCTGTTGACGATCGCAACCGCAGTCTTTTTCCAGGGCCAACTGTTGCTTCCCGCCACTATCGGTGTGATGACCGGGCTCTCCTATCTGCAGTTTTTCGGCTACTTTCTCAAAAAAACCCATCAACCCAGTGAAGAGAGGATCACAACCACTGAATCACCCGATTTCTCCATAGTCGTCGAGAGCAGACAGCCCTTCGATGTATTTTTGCGCGTCGCCAGATCAGAATGGGACACACTGCTTTTTCTATATGGCGTCATTCTCTGTGTCAGCGGCCTGGGTTATCTCGGCTATCTGACGCTGGTCTCCGAATTGCTCTACATTCAGTGGGGCGCAACGATGGCCAACATCTCCATTGGTATCGCCTCCTCCGTGCTCGAAAACATCCCCACCATGTCAATAGTACTCAACATGCGACCGGAAATGTCGCTCGGTCAATGGCTACTGGTCACACTCACCGCCGGTATCGGTGGCAGTCTGCTGTCGATTGGATCAGCGGCCGGGGTAGCCTTAATGGGTCAGGCAAAGGGAAAGTACACATTTTTCACCCACCTGCGCTGGACTCCGGCAATCGCACTGGGTTTTTTCGCCGGTATCCTCGTTCACCTCTGGCTCAATGCCAATTTGTTCTGA
- a CDS encoding phosphoribulokinase, with translation MSKKHPVVAVTGSSGAGTTTVKRAFEHIFYRDGFKSAVVEGDSFHRYTRVEMREKMAQGLSHFGPEANHFDKIAELFKTYGETGGGQKRYYLHSPEEAAEHNARLGCDQQPGEFTPWETLDEGTDLLFYEGLHGMVVDGNVDVAKYVDLGVGVVPIVNLEWIQKIFRDNAERGYSEEAIVDTIMRRMPDYINHITPQFSRTDINFQRVPTVDTSNPFIARDIPTPDESFVVIRFSDPKKFDIDFPYLLSMIDGSFMSRRNSIVVPGGKMGFSMEIVLQPIIERMMDARNV, from the coding sequence ATGTCTAAAAAGCATCCTGTGGTTGCAGTAACCGGCTCATCCGGCGCCGGTACAACCACTGTCAAACGCGCCTTCGAGCATATCTTCTATCGCGACGGCTTCAAGTCTGCGGTGGTAGAGGGCGACAGTTTCCACCGGTACACGCGTGTGGAAATGCGAGAAAAAATGGCACAAGGTTTGAGCCATTTTGGTCCCGAAGCTAACCATTTCGACAAGATTGCCGAACTGTTTAAAACCTACGGGGAGACCGGGGGCGGACAAAAACGCTACTATCTGCATAGCCCGGAAGAGGCCGCCGAACACAATGCCCGACTCGGTTGTGATCAGCAGCCTGGTGAGTTCACCCCTTGGGAAACCCTCGATGAGGGTACTGACCTGCTATTTTATGAAGGCCTTCACGGCATGGTCGTGGATGGTAATGTGGATGTTGCCAAGTATGTGGACTTGGGGGTCGGCGTGGTTCCGATCGTCAACCTGGAATGGATCCAGAAGATTTTTCGCGATAATGCCGAGCGCGGTTACAGCGAAGAGGCAATCGTCGACACAATCATGCGTCGCATGCCTGACTATATCAACCACATTACACCGCAGTTCTCCCGCACCGACATCAACTTCCAACGGGTGCCGACGGTCGATACCTCAAACCCTTTCATCGCCCGCGACATTCCGACGCCGGATGAGAGCTTCGTCGTCATCCGTTTCAGCGATCCCAAGAAGTTCGATATCGACTTCCCCTATCTCCTGTCGATGATCGACGGCTCATTCATGTCTCGTCGCAACAGTATCGTCGTACCCGGCGGCAAGATGGGTTTTTCCATGGAGATTGTCCTGCAACCCATCATCGAACGCATGATGGATGCCCGAAACGTTTAA
- the nhaD gene encoding sodium:proton antiporter NhaD has product MRLIATVLISLLLPSAAFAAASSGGDRFDLTNHWVGFTAIGIFTVAYLLVMAEEFTHLRKSKPVILAAGLIWGLIAWYYNTHGLPHTAEEMVRHNLLEYAELMLFLLVAMTYINAMDERNVFEKLRSWLVSKGFGFRKLFWITGVLAFFISPVADNLTTALLMCAVVLAVGGSNTKFVLLACINIVVAANAGGAFSPFGDITTLMVWQKSVTTPQGPVDFWAFFALFVPSLVNWLIPAAIMHFAVPDEKPQGGGEDVELKRGAKRIMVFFLATIVTAVSFHNFLGMPPVIGMLTGLAYLQFFGFYLKKTFHLDHPQLSNEDRIEMEHDGQMGDMVSFDVFNKVARAEWDTLLFFYGVVLCVGGLGFIGYLAVVSEMMYTQWGAAMELTPAMNATPANIMVGILSAIVDNIPVMFAVLTMMPDMSMGQWLLVTLTAGVGGSMLSIGSAAGVALMGQARGKYTFFGHLKWAPVIALGYAASIVVHLWINSGSF; this is encoded by the coding sequence GTGAGACTTATCGCAACCGTACTTATCTCCCTTCTCCTGCCATCCGCTGCATTCGCTGCGGCATCATCCGGAGGGGACCGTTTCGACCTGACCAACCACTGGGTCGGTTTCACCGCTATCGGTATTTTTACAGTTGCTTACCTGCTGGTGATGGCTGAGGAGTTCACTCATCTAAGGAAATCCAAACCGGTAATCCTGGCCGCCGGCTTGATCTGGGGATTGATTGCCTGGTACTACAACACACACGGCCTTCCCCACACGGCGGAAGAGATGGTACGCCATAATCTTCTTGAATATGCAGAATTGATGCTTTTCCTATTGGTGGCAATGACCTACATAAACGCCATGGACGAGCGGAACGTATTCGAAAAACTACGTTCCTGGCTGGTCAGCAAAGGCTTCGGTTTCCGTAAACTCTTTTGGATAACCGGTGTGCTCGCCTTTTTTATATCCCCTGTTGCCGACAACCTCACCACCGCACTGCTGATGTGCGCGGTAGTTCTTGCGGTGGGCGGTAGCAACACGAAATTCGTGCTCCTGGCCTGCATCAACATCGTGGTCGCGGCGAATGCCGGTGGCGCCTTCAGCCCATTTGGCGACATCACCACTCTGATGGTATGGCAGAAATCGGTCACCACCCCCCAGGGTCCCGTCGATTTCTGGGCATTCTTCGCCCTGTTTGTCCCGTCACTGGTAAACTGGCTGATACCGGCCGCAATCATGCATTTTGCGGTACCTGATGAGAAACCCCAAGGCGGTGGTGAAGATGTCGAGTTGAAACGTGGCGCCAAGCGTATCATGGTCTTTTTCCTGGCAACCATCGTTACCGCGGTCAGCTTTCACAACTTCCTCGGCATGCCGCCCGTGATCGGTATGTTGACCGGCTTGGCCTACCTCCAGTTCTTCGGCTTCTACCTGAAAAAGACCTTTCACCTGGATCATCCGCAATTGAGCAATGAGGACCGGATCGAGATGGAGCATGACGGACAGATGGGCGACATGGTCTCGTTCGATGTCTTCAATAAGGTGGCCCGCGCCGAATGGGATACCCTGCTCTTTTTCTATGGCGTGGTACTTTGTGTGGGCGGTCTTGGCTTTATCGGCTATCTCGCGGTGGTTTCCGAAATGATGTACACCCAGTGGGGTGCGGCAATGGAGCTGACCCCGGCGATGAATGCAACACCTGCAAACATTATGGTTGGCATACTCTCAGCAATTGTCGACAATATCCCGGTAATGTTCGCGGTTCTGACCATGATGCCCGATATGTCCATGGGTCAGTGGCTGCTGGTTACGCTCACCGCGGGCGTAGGCGGCTCGATGCTCTCGATCGGCTCTGCTGCCGGTGTCGCCCTGATGGGGCAGGCACGTGGAAAGTACACCTTTTTCGGCCATCTTAAATGGGCACCGGTAATTGCGCTCGGATATGCCGCCAGCATTGTGGTCCATCTGTGGATCAACTCGGGTAGCTTCTGA
- the gloB gene encoding hydroxyacylglutathione hydrolase, whose amino-acid sequence MIEITGVTAFEDNYIWMVKNPASSQVVAVDPGDETPVLSWLEQQDCNLSAILITHHHYDHVGGIAELREAYPDIEVYGPANESIRGVTHPLEEGDRPRIAGLNANLQVLEVPGHTQGHIAYFGEGALFCGDTLFTAGCGRVFSGTFEQLSDSLQRIAALPGDTSIYCAHEYTLANLGFAAWVEPENPELAIRIKRAREKRQAGIPTVPSDLAEELMTNPFMRTSVQSVVKAAEQASGLTLSSRREVFTALRRWKDTEYD is encoded by the coding sequence ATGATTGAGATCACTGGCGTTACTGCCTTCGAAGACAATTATATATGGATGGTAAAAAATCCCGCATCATCCCAAGTCGTCGCAGTGGATCCCGGAGACGAGACTCCGGTACTGTCCTGGTTGGAGCAGCAGGATTGCAATCTCAGCGCAATCCTTATCACACATCACCATTATGATCATGTTGGCGGCATCGCTGAACTGCGGGAGGCCTATCCTGACATCGAAGTCTATGGTCCGGCCAATGAGTCCATTCGGGGTGTGACCCATCCCCTCGAGGAGGGAGACAGGCCCCGTATCGCCGGTCTGAATGCAAACCTCCAGGTGTTGGAGGTACCGGGCCATACCCAGGGACATATCGCCTATTTTGGTGAAGGGGCACTGTTTTGCGGCGATACCCTGTTCACGGCTGGCTGCGGCCGGGTTTTCAGCGGCACTTTTGAGCAGTTATCGGATTCGCTGCAACGTATCGCAGCACTGCCGGGAGATACCAGCATCTATTGTGCCCATGAATATACCCTTGCCAATTTGGGTTTTGCAGCGTGGGTGGAGCCGGAGAATCCGGAACTGGCTATTCGAATCAAGCGAGCGCGGGAAAAACGGCAGGCGGGCATTCCAACTGTGCCTTCAGATCTTGCTGAGGAGTTAATGACGAATCCCTTCATGCGTACCTCGGTGCAATCGGTGGTAAAGGCTGCGGAACAGGCTTCAGGCCTTACCCTCTCCTCGCGCCGCGAGGTGTTTACCGCATTGCGCAGGTGGAAGGATACTGAGTACGACTAG
- the dxs gene encoding 1-deoxy-D-xylulose-5-phosphate synthase, with translation MADKGNPEQRPNRLEAYPLLGKVKLPRDLRQLDQQKLRPLASEMRRFLIDSVSQTGGHLAAGLGVVELTIALHYVFNTPYDRLVWDVGHQAYPHKILTGRGRQMWSLRQKGGVSGFPKRSESEYDSFGTGHSSTSIGAALGMAVAAKQKGEKRNVVAIIGDGAMGAGMAFEALNQAGALDQDLLVILNDNDMSISKPVGGFSNHLARLLSGKVYTSMREGGKSALSHLPHQVSDLVGRWEEHMKGMVMPGTLFEEMGFNYIGPIDGHDFETLVATLRNMRNMSGPRLLHVVTQKGRGYVHAENDPCVYHGVTPFDPDTGKMEKHSKSKTYTQVFGDWLCATAKQDDRLVAITPAMCEGSGMMQYANQYPKRYFDVGIAEQHALTFAAGLACEGLKPVVAIYSTFLQRAYDQLIHDVALQNLDVTLAVDRAGQVGADGATHAGSFDLSYARSIPNMVIMAPGDEQECSRLLQTAYDYPGPALVRYPRGSGPGVEVETSLPIRLPIGEGEIRRNGSHVAILAFGSLLSTAQQVAERIDATLANMRFIKPLDEKLIDRLASTHQILVTLEENVVMGGAGSAVNEYLASCGSPVRVLNLGLPDHYLDHASHQEQLIEAGLDFEAILSAIERVNRETILQVVQGRLD, from the coding sequence ATGGCAGATAAGGGCAATCCTGAACAGCGCCCGAACAGACTGGAAGCTTACCCGCTTCTCGGCAAGGTCAAGCTGCCGAGGGATTTACGCCAGTTGGATCAGCAAAAGCTCAGACCGCTGGCGAGCGAGATGCGGCGCTTTCTCATCGACTCCGTCTCACAGACAGGCGGCCATTTGGCAGCCGGACTTGGCGTAGTGGAATTGACGATCGCATTACACTACGTCTTCAACACACCCTACGACCGCCTGGTGTGGGATGTGGGACATCAGGCCTATCCTCACAAGATACTTACCGGAAGAGGGCGGCAGATGTGGAGTCTGCGGCAAAAAGGGGGTGTTTCGGGGTTTCCTAAACGCAGTGAAAGCGAATATGACAGCTTCGGCACCGGCCACTCCAGTACCTCTATCGGTGCGGCGCTTGGGATGGCCGTGGCAGCAAAACAGAAGGGTGAAAAGCGTAATGTCGTTGCAATTATCGGGGATGGCGCCATGGGCGCGGGGATGGCTTTCGAGGCCCTCAACCAGGCAGGTGCCCTGGATCAGGACCTGCTGGTAATCCTGAATGACAACGACATGTCGATTTCAAAGCCGGTTGGCGGTTTCAGCAACCATCTTGCACGCCTGCTCTCCGGCAAGGTTTACACCAGCATGCGCGAAGGCGGTAAATCGGCGTTGAGCCACCTACCTCATCAGGTGAGTGACCTTGTCGGCCGCTGGGAAGAGCATATGAAAGGGATGGTGATGCCGGGCACACTGTTCGAGGAGATGGGATTCAATTACATCGGACCGATTGACGGCCACGATTTCGAAACCCTGGTGGCGACACTGCGAAATATGCGCAACATGTCCGGGCCCAGGCTGCTGCATGTGGTGACCCAGAAAGGACGGGGTTATGTGCACGCGGAGAATGACCCCTGTGTCTACCATGGCGTCACACCATTCGATCCCGATACGGGCAAGATGGAGAAGCACAGCAAAAGCAAGACCTACACCCAGGTATTTGGCGACTGGCTGTGCGCCACCGCGAAGCAGGATGATCGACTGGTGGCAATCACACCGGCTATGTGTGAGGGATCGGGGATGATGCAATATGCCAACCAGTACCCTAAACGCTATTTCGATGTGGGGATCGCAGAACAGCATGCCCTGACTTTTGCTGCCGGTTTAGCCTGTGAAGGATTGAAGCCGGTGGTGGCAATCTACTCGACTTTTCTTCAGCGTGCCTACGATCAACTGATCCACGATGTGGCGTTACAGAATCTCGATGTGACACTGGCGGTGGATCGTGCAGGCCAGGTTGGCGCAGACGGAGCAACCCATGCGGGCAGCTTTGATTTGAGCTATGCGCGATCAATTCCGAATATGGTGATCATGGCTCCGGGAGATGAACAGGAGTGCAGTCGATTGTTACAGACGGCCTATGACTACCCTGGACCTGCCCTGGTGCGTTATCCACGGGGGAGTGGTCCGGGTGTCGAAGTGGAGACATCTCTACCAATCCGGTTACCGATAGGCGAGGGTGAAATCCGGCGCAACGGCAGTCATGTGGCAATCCTGGCGTTCGGTAGCCTGCTTTCAACAGCACAACAGGTTGCTGAACGTATCGACGCAACCCTGGCCAACATGCGGTTCATCAAGCCGCTGGACGAGAAGTTGATCGATCGACTGGCCAGCACACATCAGATCCTGGTTACCCTTGAAGAGAACGTTGTAATGGGTGGTGCCGGGTCTGCAGTGAATGAGTATCTGGCATCCTGTGGAAGCCCTGTAAGGGTTCTCAACCTAGGTTTGCCCGACCACTACCTGGATCATGCCAGTCATCAGGAGCAGTTGATCGAGGCCGGTCTCGATTTCGAGGCTATCCTCAGTGCCATCGAACGAGTCAACAGGGAGACGATACTGCAGGTTGTCCAGGGCCGATTGGATTAG
- a CDS encoding form I ribulose bisphosphate carboxylase large subunit, producing MAKKYDAGVKEYRETYWMPDYTPKETDILACFKVTPQPGVPREEVAAAVAAESSTGTWTTVWTDLLTDLDYYKGRAYAIEDVPGDDSCFYAFVAYPIDLFEEGSVVNVMTSLVGNVFGFKALRALRLEDIRFPLAYVMTCNGPPQGIQVERDMLNKYGRPLLGCTIKPKLGLSAKNYGRACYEGLRGGLDFTKDDENVNSQPFMRWKHRFDFVMEAILKAEAETGERKGHYLNVTAPTADEMMKRAEYAKEIGAPIIMHDYLTGGWSANTQLAQWCQDNGMLLHIHRAMHAVLDRNPHHGIHFRVLTKILRLSGGDHLHSGTVVGKLEGDRDATLGWIDIMRDSFVKEDRSRGIFFDQDWGAMPGVLPVASGGIHVWHMPALVSIFGDDSVLQFGGGTLGHPWGNAAGAAANRVAVEACVEARNQGRELEKEGKDILTNAAASSPELKAAMETWKEIKFEFDTVDKLDVSHK from the coding sequence ATGGCCAAGAAATATGATGCGGGCGTAAAAGAGTACCGCGAAACATACTGGATGCCCGATTACACACCAAAGGAGACTGACATCCTGGCGTGCTTCAAAGTCACCCCTCAGCCGGGTGTACCGCGCGAAGAGGTTGCAGCCGCTGTTGCCGCTGAGTCCTCCACCGGTACCTGGACCACCGTGTGGACCGACCTGCTGACCGACCTGGATTACTACAAGGGCCGCGCCTACGCCATCGAAGACGTACCTGGCGACGACTCCTGCTTCTATGCCTTCGTTGCCTACCCGATCGACCTGTTCGAGGAAGGTTCCGTGGTCAACGTGATGACCTCCCTGGTTGGTAACGTTTTCGGCTTCAAGGCCCTGCGTGCACTGCGCCTGGAAGACATCCGCTTCCCGCTGGCCTATGTCATGACCTGTAATGGTCCGCCCCAGGGCATCCAGGTAGAGCGCGACATGCTGAACAAGTACGGTCGTCCGCTGCTGGGCTGCACCATCAAACCCAAGCTGGGTCTGTCCGCCAAGAACTACGGCCGTGCCTGCTACGAAGGTCTGCGTGGCGGTCTGGACTTCACTAAGGACGACGAGAACGTCAACTCCCAGCCGTTCATGCGCTGGAAGCATCGTTTCGATTTCGTCATGGAAGCTATCCTGAAGGCCGAAGCCGAAACCGGTGAGCGTAAAGGTCACTACCTGAACGTAACTGCGCCTACCGCTGATGAGATGATGAAACGAGCCGAGTATGCCAAAGAGATCGGCGCTCCCATCATCATGCACGACTACCTGACCGGCGGTTGGTCAGCCAACACCCAGCTGGCGCAATGGTGTCAGGACAACGGCATGCTGCTGCACATCCACCGCGCCATGCACGCCGTACTCGACCGTAACCCTCACCACGGAATCCACTTCCGCGTACTGACCAAGATCCTGCGTCTGTCCGGTGGCGACCATCTGCACTCCGGTACCGTTGTCGGTAAGCTGGAAGGCGACCGTGACGCGACCCTGGGGTGGATCGACATCATGCGCGACTCCTTCGTCAAGGAAGACCGCTCACGCGGTATCTTCTTCGATCAGGACTGGGGCGCCATGCCCGGCGTACTGCCTGTTGCTTCCGGTGGTATCCATGTATGGCACATGCCTGCACTGGTTAGCATCTTTGGTGATGACTCTGTACTCCAGTTCGGTGGCGGTACGCTGGGTCACCCGTGGGGCAACGCCGCTGGCGCAGCTGCAAACCGTGTTGCAGTTGAGGCCTGTGTTGAAGCTCGTAACCAGGGCCGTGAGCTGGAGAAGGAAGGTAAGGACATCCTCACCAACGCTGCCGCTTCCAGCCCCGAGCTGAAGGCCGCCATGGAGACCTGGAAAGAGATCAAGTTCGAATTCGACACCGTCGACAAACTGGACGTTTCTCACAAGTAA